The genomic window GCGCCCAACCGGCTGCCCGGCGACGCGCAGGACGCCGAGGCGGCCACCGGCGACGGTGTCACCGGCACGGTCTGGCTCGACTTCCGGCTCGGTGGCGGCGGTGAGAAGGGAGCCGTCGACCCGGGTGAGAAGGCGTTGGAGGGCGTCAAGGTCGAGGCGGTGAAGGACGGGAAGGTCGTCGCGACCGCGACCAGCGGCACCGACGGCACGTTCAGCCTGCCGGACTCGGCCGAGGGGGCCCGGCTACGGTTGCCCGGCTCGAACTTCGCGGCGCCCTACAACGGCATCGACTGGCTCGGCCCGGCCCTCGTCACCCCGGCCGTGATCGGCTCGTACGTGTGGATGTGGGCCGGCTTCGCGATGGTGCTGATCGCGGCGGGGCTGGCCGGTGTGGACCGCAATCTGCTCGAAGCGGCCCGGGTGGACGGGGCGAACGAGTGGCAGGTGTTCCGCAAGGTCACGGTTCCGCTCCTCGCACCGGTCCTGGTCGTCGTCCTCGTCACGCTGATGATCAACGTGATGAAGATCTTCGACCTCGTCTACATCATCGCGCCCCAGCCCACCCAGGACGAGGCCAACGTCCTCGCCCTGCAGCTGTACCTGGTGTCGTACGGCGGCGGGGGCGACTTCGGGATCGGCAGCGCGATCGGTGTGATCCTGCTGCTGCTCGTGCTGCCGGTGATGTGGGTCAACATCCGGCGACTGCGGAAGGAGCGCCAGCGGTGACCACTCTGGAAACCCCGGCCCCGGCTCCGAAGACCCCCGAACTGGACAGGCCCGTACGCGCCAGGCGCTCCGTCGCGGCCCGGCTGGCGAGCGGCGTGGCGGGCGGCGCGCTGCGCGTCTTCCTCCTCGTGGTGGCGCTGTTCTGGCTGGTGCCGACCTTCGGACTGCTGGTGTCGTCGTTCCGCGATCCCACCGACATCTCCACCTCCGGGTGGTGGAAGGTGTTCTCCGCTCCGGCCCAACTCACCACCAAGAGCTATGAGTCGTTGCTGGAGAACGACGACATCACCAACGCCCTGTTCAACACGGTCTGGATCACGGTCCCGGCGACCCTGCTGGTGGTCGTGATCGGCGCGATGGCCGGATACGCCTTCGCCTGGATGGACTTCAAGGGCCGCGACTGGTGGTTCATGGTCGTGGTGGGGCTGTTGGTGGTGCCGGTGCAGGTGGCGCTGATCCCGCTGTCCGGGCTCTTCCGGGACCTGGGGATCTTCGGCGACATCATCGGCGTCGTCCTCTTCCACGTCGGCTTCGGACTGCCGTTCGCGATCTTCCTGTTGCGGAACTTCTTCGCGGAGATCCCGCGTGAGCTGCTGGAGGCGGCCCGGCTCGACGGGGCGGGCGAGGTACGGCTGTTCGCGACCGTCGTCATGCCGCTCGCCGCGCCGGCGCTCGCGTCCCTCGGGATCTTCCAGTTCCTGTGGGTGTGGAACGACATGCTGGTCGCGCTGGTCTTCTCCAGCTCCGGCTCACAGCCGCTGACGGTCGCACTCCAGCAACAGGTGAGGCAGTTCGGCAGCAACATCGAGATCCTGGCGCCGGGTGCGTTCATCTCGATGGTGATCCCGTTGGCCGTGTTCTTCGCGTTCCAGAGGCAGTTCGTGTCGGGCGTGATGGCGGGGGCTGTGAAGTAGGGCCGGGGGGCGCCTTGGAGTTCGGGGCGCCCCCTGCCCCGGAGCTGTCAGGCGCCCCCAGCCCGGCGGGGCCCACCGCGCGGACACACCCACACAGGCCCGCGAGTTCACACCCGTACGCCCCACCACCCGGCGATATTCCCCCGTTTGGAACACGTCGCGTAACCAAATCATCGGATCGGCCGTTTCAGGGCAGTATGCCCGCGCCGACCCATGGATGTCCCCCTTGCCCAGGTTCAGTGTCATCGTTCCCGCGTACAAGGTTCAGGCGTACCTGCACGAATGCCTGGATTCCGTGCTGTCCCAGTCCTTCACCGACCTCGAACTGATCGTCGTCGACGACGCCTCGACCGACAACTGCGCTGCGGTCGCCGAGGAGTTCGCGGCCCGCGACACCCGTGTGCGGCGCCCGGTGCGCCTGCGGGAGAACGCGGGGCCGGGTGCCGCCCGCAACAAGGGAATGGAGTACGCGAGGGGCGACTACCTCCTCTTCCTCGACGGCGACGACACGTTCACGCCGGGCGCGCTCCAGGCGATCGCCGACCGCGTCAAGGAGACCGGCGAACCCGACGTCCTCGTGTACGACTTCGCCCGCACCTCCTGGTCGGGTGAGCCCGTCCGTGACGAACACGCTCTCCAACTCACCGAACAGGGCACGGCCCCGTTCCGCCTCGACGACCGCCCGGGGCTGCTGGACGTCCGCCCGGTGGCGTGGAACAAGGCGTACAAACGCGAGTTCGTCGAGGACCACGACTTCCGGTTCCCGCCCGGCATCTACGAGGACACGGCCTGGACGTACCCGGTCCTGATGACCGCCGAGTCCGTCGCCACCCTCGACCGGGTCTGCGTCCACCACCGCAGGCGCCGCCACGGCAGCCTGCTCGACGCGACCACGCGGGCGCACTTCGATGTGTTCGAGCAGTACGACCGGGTGTTCGCGTACGTCGACGAGCGGCCGGAGCTGGCCCCGTGGCGTCCGGTGCTGTTCCGGCGCATGGTCGACCACCTCACGTCCGTGTTCTCCCGGCGCCAACGGCTGCCGCGTGGGGCGCGCTCCGAGTTCCTGCATACGGTCCGCGCGCACTGCGCCCGCTACCGCACTCCGGGCGCCCCCATCCGCGCCCGCGTCCGGCTGCGGCACGCGCTCCTACGGCTGGGCAGCCGGCGCACGTACGGGGCGCTGCGGGCCGTGGCACGGCTGGGCCGGAGCGCCGGGCGCCGGGTGGCGGGCCTGGCCCGGCTGCTGCGCGCCGCCGGGCTGCGCGTCCATTACCGCGTCCAGCGCCTCCTCCCGCTGCGTGCCGACCGGGCGGTGTTCGCCGCGTACGGGGGCCGGGGCTATGTGTGCAGCCCGGCCGCGCTGGAGAACGCGTTCCGTACGCACGTCCCCGGGATGCGCACCTCGTGGATCGCGCGCCCCGAACACCACCACACCCTTCCGGTGGCGACCCGGCGTGTACTCCCCGGCTCGATGGCGTACTGGACGGCGCTCGCCCGCTCCAAGTACCTGGTGAACAACGTGGACTTCGATCCCCGCCTGGTCAAGCGCCCCGGCCAGATCCTCCTCCAGACCCAGCACGGCACGCCGCTCAAGCACATGGGCCTCGACCTCCAGGACCGCCCGGCGGCCGCGCGCGGCACGGACTTCGCCGCCATGCTGCGCGGCAGCGACCAGTGGGACTACGTGCTGTCCGGCAACCGCCACTCCACCCTCGTCTGGGAGCGCGTCTACCCGTCGGCGTACACGACCCTCGAGTACGGCTCCCCGCGCAACGACGTGTTCCTGAGGGCCAGTTCGACGGATGTGGCCCGGGTGCGCGAACACCTCGGCATCCCCGAGGGCGCGGTCGCCGTCCTGTACGCCCCCACGCACCGCGACTACCGCCACTCACAACGCTCCCACCTGGACCTGGAGCGGGTGCTCCGCAAGCTCGGCCCGCGCTTCGTGATCCTGGCCCGCGCCCACCACGTGTACGACTCCCCGCTGACGGACCTGGCGCACGGCCGTCTCCTCGACGTCACGGCCTACCCGAGCGTCGAGAACCTGTGCCTCGCCTCCGACGCGCTCGTCACCGACTACTCCTCCCTGATGTTCGACTACGCCATCCTCGACCGGCCCATCGTGATCCACTCCGAGGACTGGGAGGCGTACGAGGCGGCCCGCGGCACGTACTTCGACCTGCGCTCCTTCCCGCCGGGCGCGGTCGCGCGCAGCGAGGACGAGCTGATCGACATCTTCGCGACGGGCCACTGGCGCGGGTCGCGCTCCGCGCAGCTGCGGGCGGCCTTCCGGGACCGGTTCTGCCAGTACGACGACGGGCGCGCGGCGGAGAGGGTGGTGCGGCGGGTCGTCCTGGGCGACACCACGCCGGCCGACTTCGTCCCCTTGTCCCACCGCCACCCGGTGCCGTCCGCCGCCGCGGCCCGCCCGTCGTCGCCGCTGGCGACGGTGCCGGGGCAGGCCCAGCCGGGTGTGGACGACCGCTTGCACCCGTGACGCGTCAGAGCTACGGGGCGCGGGTCGTACGGCGGGTGCCGGTTGCATGTGGCTGCTCGCGCAGTTCCCCGCGCCCCTGAGAGGCAGGGGCCGCACCCCGCACCTCACTCGATGTGGTGACCGCGGGCTAAGCCGGTGACCCGCACGGGAATATACGGCGAATGCCTCGAACAGCCCATACCGGTCACGATTCCGGCCGCGGTCCTCTGCGAGTCGGCACCCGGCGTCGCCGTATCACCCTCGGTGCCACCGCCCTGCGCGGCGGCCGTACCTGGCTGACCCGGCGGCCGACTCCCCATGTCGTCGTCGGCGGGCTGTTCTGGCTGGTGATGACGCTGGCGTACTGGCGGGTGCCGCTGTGCTGCGACGCCGGTCAGCACGCGGCGGTCGTCGAGCGCCTCCGCTGGAACCTGCTGCACCCGGCCCACCCGACCGCCGACCTGCCGGGCGCCGGCAGCCCGTACTACTCCCCGTACGCCGTCGCCCAGGGCGTACTCGCCCGGCTGACCGGCCTGAGCGGCTGGTCGTTGGTGAAGCTCGCCGGGCCGGTGAACCTGCTGGTGCTGCTCACCGGGATCGGCCGTTTCGTGCGCGTGCTGACGCCCCGGCCGTGGGCGCCGGTCCTCGCACTGCTGTTCATGACGTCGCTGTGGGGCACCGAGCGGGTCCTGTGGAGCGGCAATCTCGGGCTGATGTCGATGACGACGAACCTCGGCTATCCGTCGGCGTTCGCCATCGGGCTGACGTTCTGGGCGTGGGCGTGGACGGGGGCACGCGCGCGTGGCGGCGGATTTTCGCGGCGGGTGCGGTACGTCGGACCGAGCGGCCTCGGCAGCGTCTGGGCATACGCCGGACTGGGCGCGCTGTACGGGCTGATCCTGCTGGTGCATCCGATCACGGCCGTGGCTTCGGCGGCCGGGGCCCTGGCGATCGTGGCGGCCTGGCAGCGCGGATGGCGGGGCCCGGTGGTGGCGCGCTGGGCGCTGGCGGGAGCGGTCGCCCTCGCGGTCGCGGTGTCATGGCCGTACTACGACGTCCTGTCGCTGGCCGGGAACACGGGCGTGGACGCCATGCACCGGCCGCTCTACGAGAACGCGGCCGGACATCTCTGGCTGGCGCTGCTCGGGCTGCCGGCGCTGTGGGCACGGGGGCGCAGGTCGTCGAGGGACCCACTGGTGCTGGTGTTCGCGGCGGAGTGCCTGGTGGTGGCGTACGGCTGGGTCAGCGGGCACTACACGTACGGCCGCGTCCTGGGGCTCGCGGCCGTGCCCGCGCAGTTCGCCCTGGCGGTGGAGCTGGCGGCGCCCCGGCCGTGGGGATGGGCCCGGCGAGTGCTGGGCGGGGCGGCGGTCGCGGGGGTGTGCGTGGGGTTCCTCACCGTGCAGGCCGGGGCCGTGGTGCCGTCCCGGCTCGACCCCGTGGGGTTCGAGCCGCCGCCGCGGTGGCCGTCGTACGAGTGGGTGGCGCGGCATGTGCGGGCCGGCGAGGTGCTGATCACGGACGGGTACTTCGCGGGTCGTGCGATCGCTGGGTACGGGGTGAACATGGCGGTGCCGACGTGGCCCGATCCGGCGCTGGACGAGCGGGAGCGGGTTCGGCGGTACGCGGATGTCCGGGCGTATCTGGATCCCGCGTCCTCGCGTGCGGGGCGCGCGGTGATCGCGCGGCGGTACCGGGTGAAGTGGCTGTTGCTGACTCGGTGGCAGCGGGTGCCGGAGGAGGCGGTGGTCGTGGAGTGGAGTCCTGAGACCGGGGAGGTGCTGGCGCGGATCGCTCCGTAAGGGGGGAGGTCGGAGCGATCCGCGAGCTGACGGCCGGTGGGGCTGGTGCGGCTGGATGGGGCTGCTAGTCGCCCACGCGGCGGAGCCGCGAACTGTTACAGCCCCGCGCCCCCGAGAAACAGGTCCCAGCCCCTTCCGGATCGCGTGACTACTCGACGACCAGCTCGACCGGCATGTTGTTGCGGGTGGCGTTGGAGTAGGGGCAGACCTGGTGGGCCTGCTCGACGAGCTTGCGGCCGGTGGCCTCGTCGACGGTGTCGGGGAGTTCGACGCGGAGGGTGGCCTTGAGGGCGAAGCCCTCGCCCTCCTTGCCGATGCCGACCTCGGCGGTCACGGCGGCCTCACTGACGTCGACCTTGGCGGCGCGGCCGACGAGGCCGAGGGCGCTGGCGAAACAGGCGGCGTAGCCGGCGGCGAACAGCTGCTCCGGGTTGGTGCCCTGGCCGTTGCCGCCCAGCTCCACCGGGAGGGCCAGGTCGAGGTCGAGCTTGCCGTCGTTGGTGACGGCACGACCATCGCGGCCGTGGGTGGCGGTGGCGACAGCGGTGTAGAGCGCGTCCATGGGAGAACCATCCCTTTCACAGGTCATGTCACGTCCGGCGGTCCGGTCCGACCGCCGTTCATGGACTCAAGTAGAGCACACAATTCAATTGGACACAACTAAATGGTGGGCACGAGGTATCCTGGAGCCATGACCACGAGTGCCGCCCCCTTGCCCGAGGGGATCTCCCAGGAGATCCCCGGGCAGGTCTCCGAGGAGGACCTCCTCCGTCTCGACCGGCAGATCTGCTTCTCCCTGCACGCCGCCTCGCGCGCCTTCAACAGCGTCTACCGCGTGGTCCTGAAGGACCTGGGGATCACCTATCCCCAGTACCTGGTGATGCTGGTGCTGTGGGAGCAGGGCGAGTTGCCCGTGAAGAAGCTGGGCGAGCATCTGCGGCTCGACTCCGGGACGCTCTCGCCGCTGCTGAAGCGTCTGGAGGCGGCCGGTCTCGTACGGCGGGAGCGCAGCGCGCTCGACGAGCGGTCGGTGGTGGTGCGGCCGACCGAGGAGGGCACCGCCCTGCGGGAGCGCGCGCTGGCCGTGCCGCGCCGGATCGTCTCCGCGACGAGCTTCGACATCGACGAGATCCGCGATCTGCGCGACCGCCTGAACCGTCTGACGACCGCACTGGACGAGGCGGCACTGGAGGAGCCGGGAGAGCGGGCCTAGTTCCAGCTGGGCCCAATGCCGCTGCGGCATTGGGCCCAGGCCGGGCGGTTCTGCTGGTACCAGCCATTCGGTCCAACCGGCCCGTTCGGCCCGTTCGGCCCAACCGGCAACCGGCCCATCAGCGCGGAGTCGCCCGCCTCGACAGGCCGATCCAGCCTTCCGGCCCTCCGGCCCTCCGGCCCACCCGGCCCCTTCGAGCCATCCGGGCGATGAGACGGAATCCAACAACCTCAAACGGAACCCCGACCTCACGGGCGCCATCTTCCCCACGGGGCCGCGAAGGCTCCCTTAAGGGAAGATTGCACACATACCTCTCACAGGTGCGGGGCAACCATGGCTCTTCAGCAGGCGCACGTCTCCGTCGTCGTCATCGGGTACGACGACGCCGCCCAGGTGGCGGACGCCGTGCGCTCGGCGCTGGCACAAGGGCCGGCCGTCCGTGAGGTGCTCGCGGTCGACGACTGTTCGACGGACGGCAGCGGGGAGCTGCTGGAGCGGCTGGCCGAGGACGAGCCCCGCCTGAGGGTGATCCGGCGCGGGACCAACAGCGGTGGCTGCGGCACCCCGCGCAACATCGGGCTCGACGCCGCGGCCTCGCCGTACGTGATGTTCCTGGACAGCGACGACGTGCTGCCGCCGGGCGCCGTGGACGCGCTGCTGGGCGCGGCCCTGGAGCACGACGCGCCGGTCGCGTCGGGGCTGTGCGTGCGCAAGGAGCTGCCGTCCGGCCGCGAGACCCCCTGGCAGCCCGAGCTGTACGCCCAGCGCACGCTGGTGGCGCACCCGTCCCTGCGGGTGCGCCTGGTGCACGACACCCTCTGCGTCAACAAGCTCTACCGCACCGCCTTCCTGCGCGAGCACGCCATCCGTTTCCCCGAGGGCCGCTTCCCGTACGAGGACTTCGTGTTCGTCGCGCGCGTGCTGGCCGCCGGGCCCCGCGTCGCGCTCGTCCCGGACCCGGTGTACGTCTGGCACGTGCGCCGGTCGGCGCCCCGGCTGTCCATCTCCCTGGACCGCTCGGGCATCGCCAACTGGCGGGCCCGGCTCGATGCCGACCGGCTGTCGTACGACATCCTGCTGGGCGCCGGCGAGAAGCAGCTCGCACGGGCGACGCGGACGCGCTTCCTCGACCACTCGCTGCGGATGTACGCGCGTGAGCTGGACCTGCGCGGCACGGGGTACCGGCGTGAGTGGTGGGCCCTGACGCGCGCGTACCTGGCCGCCTTCGACGAGGGCGACTTCACGCCGGCGCCCGCGCCCGGCCGGGTCGTCGCCCGGGTGATCCTCGCCGCCGAGGAACCACGCGACCTGGCCCGCCTCAAGGAGATGGCGGCCCGCCCGGCCCGGCTGGCCCCGCCCTACGCGCGCGCGGCCGACGGCTCCCCCGTCTGGTCCGCCGACCTGCCCCAGGTGGAGCTGGACCACCTCCTCGTCCGGCCCGTACACCTGCTGCCCGCCGCCGTCGACGCCGAACTGAGGCCACGCGCCCGGGGAACGGTGCTCCGGCTGCGCCTGCACGAGCTGTACGGGCGGATGGCGGACGCGGGGCCGGAGACCGTGGAGGTGGAGTTCGCCGAACGGGAGACCGGGCGGGTCGGGTTCACCGGCACGGCGGCCCTCACGGTTCAGCCGGACTTCGACAGCTGGACGGCCGAGGTCCCGCTGGACCTGGCGGCGTTGGGCAGCGGCACCTGGGATCTCCGGCTGCGGCTGCGGTTCCAGGAGGGCACCCACCGAGAGACCACCGCGCACGCCGTCGCGGGCGCCGGGCTGCTGCGCCGGAGCGCACTGCCGAGCACGCGCCACGGAGTGCTCCTGGTGCAGCCGTACGCGACGCACGCGGGGGCGCTCGCGGTGCGGATCGCGCCCGGTTGGCGAGGATTGACCGAAGTGGTACGCCGTCGCCTCAAACGACTGCTTCACTGATGACCTGCCGATGCCCCACCTGCGATGACCCACCTGCCTGCACCCGCTCGCACCCGCATCATCACCATGACTACGAAGGGACGGTCGTACATGACCTGGCTGATCACCGGTGGCGCCGGATACATCGGGGCGCATGTGGTGCGCGCGATGCTCGACGCGGGCGAACAGGCCGTCGTCTACGACGACCTGTCCACGGGTATCGCCGAACGGGTCCCCGACAGCGTGCCGTTGGAGATCGGCTCCACCCTCGACGGGGAGCTGCTGGCGCGGGTGATCCGGGACCGGGGCATCACCGGAGTCGTCCATCTCGCGGCGAAGAAGCAGGTCGGCGAGTCCGTCGAACTGCCGCTGCACTACTACCGGGAGAACGTCGAGGGCCTGCGCACCCTGCTGTCGGCCGTTACGGACGCCGGGGTCGCGTCCTTCGTCTTCTCGTCCTCCGCCGCCGTGTACGGCATGCCCGATGTGGACCTCGTCACCGAGGGCACACCGTGTCTGCCGATGAGCCCGTACGGCGAGACCAAGCTGGTCGGCGAGTGGCTGGTGCGGGCCACGGGCCGGGCGACCGGCCTGTCGACGGCCTCGCTCCGCTACTTCAACGTGGCCGGGGCGGCGACCCCCGAACTCGCGGACACCGGCGTCTTCAACCTCGTGCCCATGGTCTTCGAGAAGCTCTCCGAGGGCGCCCCGCCACGGATCTTCGGCGCCGACTATCCGACCCCCGACGGGACCTGCGTCCGCGACTACATCCACGTCGTCGACCTCGCGGAGGCCCATGTGGCGACCGCGCGGCGGCTGCGCGAGGCGCCGGGCACGGACCTCACCCTCAACATCGGTCGCGGGGAGGGTGTTTCGGTGCGCGAGATGATCGACCAGATCAACACGCTCACCGGCCACGACCTGCCTCCGACGGTCGTCGACCGGCGCCCGGGCGACCCCGCGCGCGTCGTCGCCTCGGCGGACCGTATCGCCTCCGAGCTGGGCTGGAAGGCGCGGTACGGCGTCGAGGACATGATCGCGTCGGCGTGGGCGGGCTGGAACGCCCGCGATGTTCTGCCTCCCCACGGGAACTGACAGTCACCGGTTACGCGTGTGTACTGAGGGAAGCGAAAAACGTACGGCGTATCCGACAGGAGCGTTACGGGGGTAGCGACGATGCCGGCTTGGGACATCGATCCGATCAATGTGCAGACCACGCTGAACTCGACCGGTGAGGCGGCGGGCGGCCTGGAGAAGGCCGCCAACTCACTGGTGACGAACATGGCGAGCGCGGCCGAGTCCGCCGGCACGGCCGTGCCGGGCGGGCAGTTCAACGGGCCCATGATCGGGCCGGTGGCCGCGGGCACCCCACGGGTGCCGGTCGGCCCGGTCGCGGCGGCGTTGAGCCAGTACCTCCAGGAGCGGCAGCAGAAGCTGGCGTTCATGGCGCAGCGGACCATCGACTCCGTGCAGGGTACGGCCAAGGCCACCAACGCCTATGTCACGGGCGACCTGGACATGGCCGCCGAACACCAGGCGGGCGCCCTCAAGGCGACGGTCGTACCTCCGCCGCCGGGTGTCGACGGCAACGGCGGGCAGGGGCCGAAGTGAGCGACGACATTCCCGTCATCCCGGAGGAAGTCCCCGAGTTCACGGGCAATCTGGAGCTGCTGGACCAGCACATCGCGGGCGTCCGTTCGGCCGGCACCTCCCTGAAGGATTCGGGCTCGGCGATCCACACCCGCTTCGGCGGCCTCTCCGCGTACTACAAGGCGCCGGAGGCGGAGGCGCTGTTCGCGACGACCGCGCCGGTGGCGACCAAGGGCGACGAGTTCGCCACCGAGCTGGAGACCGTGGCCTCGGCCCTGGACACGTATGCCGCGGCCGTCGGCCCGCTCAAGCAGAAGTTCGACCAGCTGCGCCAGGACGCGATCGCCTTCCGCAGCAAGATCGCGGACGACGAAGAGTGGCGCGCCGACGGCGACCTCATCGAGGAGAACAACAACCGCCGCTCCGACATCAACGCCGCGTACGCCGCCTTCCAGGCCGCCGAACGCGACTGCTACAACAAGATCGTCGCGCTGGTCGGCGGCGAGCAGCTCGTCGTCAACGACGGCTCCAACCAAGAGAACATGTACGGCTACCGGGGCGAGGACCTCAACAACGCCGGCGGTCTGCCCTGGGGCGACCCGGTCGAGGAGTCCAACCCCTGGTACTACATCCACGAGCACGCCTGGGACTTCGCGGTCGGCTTCGTCGTCGACGGTGTGTGGGGCACGATCAAGGGGCTCGGCACGCTGGTGGGCTTCAACGGCCTGGACGCGGCCGGCCAGGCCTGGGTCGGCCTCGGCAAGCTCGCCACCGGCATCGTCATCATGTCCAACCCGGTGACCGCCGCCGCGTTCTGGCTCACCCCCGACGACAAACTGCCCTCCTGGATCCGCGACTCCCGCACGGCGGTCGTGGAGACCGGCAAGGCGCTCATCGCCTACGACGAATGGGGCAAGAACCCGTCGCGGGCGGCCGGAGCCGTGACCTTCAACGTCCTCACCACCATCTTCACGGGCGGCGCGGGCGGTGCCGTGGCCGGTGCGGGCAAGGCCGGCGCCATCGCCAGGGCCATCTCCTTCGCGGGCAGGGCCGGCCGGATCGTCGACCCGATGACGTACATCACCAAGGGCGCCGGCGCGACGGCGGTGAGGATCAGCGACGTGATGGCGGGCCTGCGCGGCATCACCGACGGCACCCACATCAAGCTCGGCGAGGGCACGTACCAGATCGCCGATCCGCCCAACATCACGGACGACCTGCCGACCGGGCTCACCCCCGAGAACACCGTCCGCATGGAGACCCCCAAGGGCGAGGTCGTCTACCTCAACACCGAGACGCTGGTCATGCACAACGCCGACGGCACGGTGCGGGAGTCCCTGGACAGCATCAAGCAGGAGGGTACGGCGGCCGAGCGGGGGGCCGATGTCTCGCAGCGCCAGCCGGAGCTGGTGGGCGCCGGGGCCAGGGTGGGCGACGGGACGGGGACTGTGGGGCAGGTCGGGGACAACGGCCTGCCGTCCGGGAGCCATGAGACGCCGACCGGTGGTGGTCGTGGTGAGACACCGGGTGGTGGACAAGCAGAAACCCCCTCGGGCGGCGGTCACCCGGAGAGCCCTGCGGGCGGCGGTCACAGTGAGACGCCCGGCGGTGGCGGCACCGACGGACCCGGCAGCGGTGGCACCGACGGAACCGGCGGTGGCGCTGACGGTCCGGGTGGGCCTCCGCAGGATCCGCCGGGTGGCCCGGGAGCCGGTAGCGGCGGTCCGGACGAACCCAGCGGATGGGAGCGGCCCGACGGCGACCCGGCGCCCTTCGAGCGCGGCGGTCAGCTGGAGGACCAGGTCCGTCAGCAGCTCCGGGGTACGAAGGTCAAGCCGGGCGACGTCGAGTCGATCCTGAACACCCTGGCCGGGCACCCGGCGGGGCGCGAGGTCGCCGACGTCATCGCCTCCGGGCGCTTCAGGGACGCCCCGAACTTCTCGGACGTCGTCTCCAACATGTCCCGTCCTTCGGAGATGCCCGGGAGCCTGGAGCAGATCCGGCTGGCCAACCGGCTGCACGAGAGCGGACTGACCGACATCTCGTTCGAGGTCAAGCAAGGAGGCCACGAGATCAAGCCGGGAGTCGTCACCGGCGAACGGACCGACCTGGACCTGATGGCCCGGGACGCGGCCGGCAACGTCCACGGCTGGCAGTTCAAGGACGTCCAGTCGACCAACCCCAAGAACGTGATCGGCAAGGTCTTCAAGGAGATGCGCCAGCTGACGGACTCGGGCGCCGACGTGCAGACCTTCGTGCTGGATACGGTGGTCTCGAAGGAAGACCTCGCGCCGCACCTCGGACGGCTCGAAAAGAACTACATGGACAAGAACGTGCAGGTCGTCATCCGCACCCCGGACGGAATCGTGTTCATTCCGCCGGGCGGCAGGTTCATGCCGGAGGGAACGCTGTGATCGCCACCACGCCCGTCGCCCGGTGGACCTGGGGACGGGACGACGAAGCCGCTGACGGTCTCGTCCTGTGCCTGCACGACGCGTTGGCCGCATACGCGGTGCTGGCCTCGCATCGCTTCGCGGTCGGGGCGCCGAAGGTGCGTCTCAAGGTGCCCGAGTCGGGGAACCCGAGGAACCTCCTGTTCGAGGGCGAACTCCTGCCAGGCGCGGAGCTCCCTGCGGAGGAGACCGCCATGCGTCTCGCCGACGAAGTGCGGGCCGCTCTGCGCCCCGGAGAGATCGGATCTGTGGAAGCCGACATCACCTGCACCGGCGTACTGCTCGACGGTGAGGGCGCGGAATTCCTCCAGGAGGGGCTGGTCCTTCTGGGTACCGCCTCGTACCGCGACTACGTCACCACGGACCTCAGGACCTTTTCGGACGCCTGGATGCCGTACGACCTGGAGGGGCGTCCCCAGACCGGCATTCACGCCGCGAACCACCCACGGCTGGCCGCCGCGCTGCACGACTTGTCCGAAGCTCTGGGGTCGGAAACCGACCCGGACGACCCCACCTACTTCGGCAGGCCGACCGAGACGGGCGTCGACAACTTCTTCGAGCCGGACGGCTCCCCGTCCGACGTGTGGTCCCGCTTCGAGATCCCGAGGCGTAGCGAGGT from Streptomyces sp. DSM 40750 includes these protein-coding regions:
- a CDS encoding ABC transporter permease subunit translates to MSSAVAKTAGGAGAAPTPPATPRKSVTGTRWWVAGLFLLPALVLLGALVVYPIGYSVWRSLFDANGSGFVGLDNYAEIFSDDSTLVAVRNTAIWVAVAPALVTALGLIFAVLTERVRWGTAFKLIVFMPMAISMLAAGIIFRLVYEQDPNQGVANAIVTSVHDVFVDESVYPKARPNAQVSDLRASGGGSFTTEGSVRAGTPALLPLVGIAPNRLPGDAQDAEAATGDGVTGTVWLDFRLGGGGEKGAVDPGEKALEGVKVEAVKDGKVVATATSGTDGTFSLPDSAEGARLRLPGSNFAAPYNGIDWLGPALVTPAVIGSYVWMWAGFAMVLIAAGLAGVDRNLLEAARVDGANEWQVFRKVTVPLLAPVLVVVLVTLMINVMKIFDLVYIIAPQPTQDEANVLALQLYLVSYGGGGDFGIGSAIGVILLLLVLPVMWVNIRRLRKERQR
- a CDS encoding carbohydrate ABC transporter permease; translation: MTTLETPAPAPKTPELDRPVRARRSVAARLASGVAGGALRVFLLVVALFWLVPTFGLLVSSFRDPTDISTSGWWKVFSAPAQLTTKSYESLLENDDITNALFNTVWITVPATLLVVVIGAMAGYAFAWMDFKGRDWWFMVVVGLLVVPVQVALIPLSGLFRDLGIFGDIIGVVLFHVGFGLPFAIFLLRNFFAEIPRELLEAARLDGAGEVRLFATVVMPLAAPALASLGIFQFLWVWNDMLVALVFSSSGSQPLTVALQQQVRQFGSNIEILAPGAFISMVIPLAVFFAFQRQFVSGVMAGAVK
- a CDS encoding bifunctional glycosyltransferase/CDP-glycerol:glycerophosphate glycerophosphotransferase, which produces MSPLPRFSVIVPAYKVQAYLHECLDSVLSQSFTDLELIVVDDASTDNCAAVAEEFAARDTRVRRPVRLRENAGPGAARNKGMEYARGDYLLFLDGDDTFTPGALQAIADRVKETGEPDVLVYDFARTSWSGEPVRDEHALQLTEQGTAPFRLDDRPGLLDVRPVAWNKAYKREFVEDHDFRFPPGIYEDTAWTYPVLMTAESVATLDRVCVHHRRRRHGSLLDATTRAHFDVFEQYDRVFAYVDERPELAPWRPVLFRRMVDHLTSVFSRRQRLPRGARSEFLHTVRAHCARYRTPGAPIRARVRLRHALLRLGSRRTYGALRAVARLGRSAGRRVAGLARLLRAAGLRVHYRVQRLLPLRADRAVFAAYGGRGYVCSPAALENAFRTHVPGMRTSWIARPEHHHTLPVATRRVLPGSMAYWTALARSKYLVNNVDFDPRLVKRPGQILLQTQHGTPLKHMGLDLQDRPAAARGTDFAAMLRGSDQWDYVLSGNRHSTLVWERVYPSAYTTLEYGSPRNDVFLRASSTDVARVREHLGIPEGAVAVLYAPTHRDYRHSQRSHLDLERVLRKLGPRFVILARAHHVYDSPLTDLAHGRLLDVTAYPSVENLCLASDALVTDYSSLMFDYAILDRPIVIHSEDWEAYEAARGTYFDLRSFPPGAVARSEDELIDIFATGHWRGSRSAQLRAAFRDRFCQYDDGRAAERVVRRVVLGDTTPADFVPLSHRHPVPSAAAARPSSPLATVPGQAQPGVDDRLHP
- a CDS encoding organic hydroperoxide resistance protein; the encoded protein is MDALYTAVATATHGRDGRAVTNDGKLDLDLALPVELGGNGQGTNPEQLFAAGYAACFASALGLVGRAAKVDVSEAAVTAEVGIGKEGEGFALKATLRVELPDTVDEATGRKLVEQAHQVCPYSNATRNNMPVELVVE
- a CDS encoding MarR family winged helix-turn-helix transcriptional regulator is translated as MTTSAAPLPEGISQEIPGQVSEEDLLRLDRQICFSLHAASRAFNSVYRVVLKDLGITYPQYLVMLVLWEQGELPVKKLGEHLRLDSGTLSPLLKRLEAAGLVRRERSALDERSVVVRPTEEGTALRERALAVPRRIVSATSFDIDEIRDLRDRLNRLTTALDEAALEEPGERA